One window of Streptococcus troglodytae genomic DNA carries:
- a CDS encoding ABC transporter ATP-binding protein — translation MKKKTVFFRLWYYLKTYKGSLFLAIFLKILSSVMNVLEPFILGLVMTELTANLIDMARGVQGAHLNISYITMILFLYFLRGLLYSIGSYGSNYFMTNAVQKSIYDLRHDLSEKINKIPVSYFDKHQFGDMLGRFTNDVETVSNALQQSFLQIINAFLTIILVVAMVLYLNLTLAVVILICVPLTYVSSRFILRKSQPYFKQQANALGDMNSFVQENLTGFNVIKLYGREEISAETFRAITENLRDVGFKASFISGIMMPVLNAISDLAYLIVALVGGLQVLAGRLTIGNMQAFVQYIWQINQPIQTITQLSSVLQSAKSSLERIFEVLDETDEVNQVKEKLEHDLTGQVTFHNVAFQYTKDKPLIRHFNLDVKPGQMIAVVGPTGAGKTTLINLLMRFYDVTQGAITVDNHDIRNLSRQEYRKQFGMVLQDAWLYEGTIKDNLRFGNLQASDEEIVEAAKAANVDHFIRTLPDGYNMEVNQESNNISLGQKQLLTIARALLADPKILILDEATSSVDTRLELLIQKAMSKLMEGRTSFVIAHRLSTIQEADKILVLKEGQIIEQGNHQSLLADKGFYYDLYMSQFSGKTN, via the coding sequence ATGAAAAAGAAAACTGTCTTTTTCCGCTTATGGTATTATTTGAAAACCTATAAAGGTTCACTCTTTTTGGCTATTTTTTTAAAAATACTTAGCAGTGTCATGAATGTCCTTGAGCCTTTTATTTTAGGACTGGTAATGACAGAATTAACGGCTAACTTAATTGATATGGCTCGCGGAGTTCAAGGCGCTCATCTCAATATCAGCTATATTACCATGATTTTATTTCTTTATTTTTTACGTGGCTTGCTGTATAGTATTGGCTCTTACGGTTCTAATTACTTTATGACTAATGCAGTGCAAAAAAGCATTTACGATTTGCGTCATGATTTGAGTGAAAAGATTAATAAGATTCCCGTTTCTTATTTTGATAAACATCAATTTGGCGATATGTTAGGACGTTTCACTAATGACGTTGAAACAGTCTCCAACGCTTTGCAGCAGAGCTTCCTGCAGATTATTAATGCTTTTTTGACAATTATCCTTGTTGTGGCTATGGTGCTTTACCTCAATTTGACTCTGGCGGTGGTTATTCTTATTTGTGTTCCGCTGACTTATGTCAGTTCTCGTTTTATTTTAAGGAAATCGCAGCCTTATTTTAAACAACAGGCTAATGCTTTAGGGGATATGAACAGTTTCGTTCAAGAAAACTTAACGGGCTTTAATGTCATAAAACTCTATGGACGTGAAGAAATATCTGCTGAAACCTTTCGAGCTATCACAGAGAATCTACGAGATGTCGGCTTTAAAGCCAGTTTTATTTCTGGAATAATGATGCCAGTTCTTAATGCTATCTCAGACTTGGCCTATTTGATAGTCGCATTGGTTGGCGGCCTGCAGGTCTTAGCGGGTAGACTGACTATTGGTAATATGCAGGCCTTTGTTCAATATATTTGGCAAATCAATCAGCCTATTCAGACCATCACACAATTATCAAGTGTTCTTCAAAGTGCTAAATCTTCTCTAGAACGTATTTTTGAGGTTTTGGATGAAACAGACGAAGTCAATCAAGTCAAGGAAAAGCTAGAGCATGATTTGACAGGGCAAGTGACTTTTCATAATGTCGCCTTTCAATATACTAAAGATAAGCCTTTAATCCGACATTTTAATTTAGATGTTAAACCGGGTCAGATGATTGCTGTTGTTGGTCCGACCGGGGCGGGTAAAACAACTCTTATCAATCTTTTAATGCGTTTTTATGATGTCACCCAAGGAGCGATTACAGTAGATAATCATGATATCCGTAACCTTTCTCGTCAGGAATATCGGAAACAATTTGGGATGGTTCTGCAAGATGCTTGGTTATATGAAGGTACGATCAAAGACAATTTACGCTTTGGAAATTTGCAGGCAAGTGATGAGGAAATTGTCGAAGCGGCCAAGGCAGCTAATGTCGATCATTTTATCCGAACCCTTCCAGACGGTTATAATATGGAAGTCAATCAAGAGTCTAATAATATTTCTTTGGGGCAAAAGCAATTATTAACTATCGCACGAGCGCTTCTGGCTGATCCTAAAATTCTGATTCTGGATGAAGCAACTTCTTCAGTTGATACCCGTCTGGAACTTCTCATTCAAAAAGCTATGAGTAAGCTTATGGAAGGCCGCACGAGCTTTGTTATTGCTCATCGTCTATCAACTATCCAAGAGGCGGATAAGATCCTTGTTCTTAAGGAAGGACAAATTATTGAACAAGGGAACCATCAAAGTCTCTTAGCTGACAAAGGCTTCTATTATGATTTGTATATGAGTCAGTTTAGCGGTAAAACCAATTAG
- a CDS encoding ABC transporter ATP-binding protein: MTYIWSHLKKYPKWLLLDILGALLFVVVNLGLPTALARMIDQGITPADKQALYFWAFIMFIIVLSGIVGRITLAYASGRLTTTMIRDMRNDMYDKLQEYSHHEYKKIGVSSLVTRMTSDAFVLMQFAEMSLRMGIVTPLMMVSSVIMVLVTSPSLAWIVVFAIPFLILVIYYVAAKTRPLSEKQQNTLDKINQYVRENLTGLRVIRAFARENFQEERFDLKNRSYEKTSNRLFKLTGLTEALFVQIIIIMIVAIVWFSLDPLKQGTIKIGDLVAFIEYSFHALFSFLIFANIFTMYPRMAVSSKRIQEVMAMPISIDPNINGIKETNSKGYLEFDNVTFAYPGETESPVLHDISFKARPGETIAFIGSTGSGKSSLVNLIPRFYDVTLGRILVDGVDVRDYNLKALRQKIGFIPQKALLFTGTIGENLKYGKKDASLAELHSAADIAQAKEFIESRAEKFDTHLAEGGSNLSGGQKQRLSIARAVVKKPDIYIFDDSFSALDYKTDSLLRQRLKEVTGNSTVLIVAQRVGTIMNADQIIVLDEGEIVGRGSHDELMKSNAIYREIANSQLNQQSLTQE, from the coding sequence ATGACATATATTTGGTCTCATTTAAAAAAATATCCCAAATGGTTACTATTGGACATTCTTGGTGCTCTTTTATTTGTTGTTGTCAATTTGGGCTTACCGACAGCTTTAGCACGAATGATTGATCAAGGAATCACACCGGCTGATAAACAAGCTCTTTATTTTTGGGCTTTTATTATGTTTATCATTGTTCTCTCAGGAATAGTCGGGCGTATTACTTTAGCCTATGCTTCGGGCAGATTAACTACGACCATGATTCGCGATATGCGCAATGATATGTATGATAAATTGCAAGAGTACTCCCATCACGAATATAAGAAAATTGGTGTCTCTTCCTTGGTCACACGTATGACTAGTGACGCCTTTGTGCTTATGCAATTTGCAGAAATGTCCTTGCGGATGGGAATTGTTACTCCCTTGATGATGGTTTCAAGCGTTATTATGGTTTTGGTGACTAGCCCATCTTTGGCTTGGATTGTAGTATTTGCTATTCCTTTTTTGATACTGGTGATTTATTATGTTGCTGCAAAAACACGCCCCTTATCTGAAAAGCAGCAAAATACGCTTGATAAGATTAATCAGTATGTTCGTGAGAACTTAACGGGTCTACGTGTTATTCGTGCCTTTGCGCGTGAAAATTTTCAAGAAGAACGCTTTGACTTAAAAAACAGAAGTTATGAAAAGACTTCCAACAGACTATTTAAATTAACCGGACTCACAGAAGCCCTGTTTGTTCAGATTATCATTATCATGATAGTAGCTATTGTCTGGTTCTCATTAGATCCGCTTAAACAAGGGACTATCAAGATTGGTGATTTGGTTGCCTTTATTGAATATAGTTTTCATGCTCTTTTTTCTTTTTTAATATTTGCTAATATTTTCACCATGTATCCGCGAATGGCCGTATCTAGTAAACGTATCCAAGAGGTAATGGCTATGCCTATTTCCATTGATCCCAATATAAATGGCATTAAGGAGACTAACTCTAAAGGCTATTTGGAATTTGACAATGTGACCTTTGCCTATCCTGGGGAAACCGAAAGTCCTGTCTTGCATGATATTTCTTTTAAGGCTAGACCGGGAGAAACGATTGCTTTTATTGGCAGTACAGGTTCAGGAAAGTCGTCGCTTGTTAATTTGATTCCTCGGTTTTATGATGTGACTTTGGGTCGGATTCTGGTTGATGGTGTGGATGTCCGTGATTATAATCTTAAGGCTCTGCGTCAGAAAATTGGCTTTATTCCGCAAAAAGCGCTGCTATTTACCGGAACCATTGGAGAAAATCTTAAGTATGGGAAAAAGGATGCTAGTCTGGCTGAACTGCATTCAGCTGCTGATATTGCACAGGCTAAAGAATTTATCGAAAGTCGAGCTGAGAAGTTTGATACCCATCTAGCAGAAGGCGGCAGCAATCTTTCAGGAGGACAGAAGCAGCGCTTGTCTATTGCGCGTGCAGTTGTTAAAAAACCAGATATTTATATTTTTGATGATTCCTTTTCAGCCTTAGATTATAAGACAGATAGTCTCCTGCGTCAGCGTTTGAAAGAAGTGACAGGCAATTCAACAGTGCTCATTGTGGCCCAACGTGTCGGAACTATCATGAATGCTGACCAGATTATTGTACTGGATGAAGGAGAAATTGTTGGTCGCGGCAGCCATGATGAACTCATGAAGTCCAATGCCATTTATCGTGAAATTGCTAACTCACAACTCAATCAGCAAAGTTTAACGCAAGAGTAA
- a CDS encoding GNAT family N-acetyltransferase, with the protein MQLRSIEKTDNAAVAALIRHSLEKEHLAIPGTAYYDPYLDDLAGYYQSVPRAAYFVLENCGQIVGAGGFAPISSTIAELQKLYVATQCQGQGLSSMLLRSIFEEAKKRDFAQIYLESSSQLAQAVKVYKHFGFIPLEKPLANDAGHTAMNVWMIKDL; encoded by the coding sequence ATGCAGTTACGATCTATTGAGAAAACAGACAATGCAGCAGTAGCTGCGCTTATTCGTCATTCTTTGGAAAAGGAGCATTTAGCTATTCCGGGAACGGCTTATTACGATCCCTACTTAGATGATTTAGCTGGCTATTATCAATCCGTTCCTAGAGCAGCTTATTTTGTCTTGGAAAACTGTGGTCAGATTGTTGGAGCTGGCGGTTTTGCTCCCATTTCTTCAACTATTGCTGAGCTGCAAAAATTATATGTAGCAACTCAATGTCAAGGACAAGGTCTATCCAGCATGCTCTTAAGGTCTATCTTTGAAGAAGCCAAGAAAAGAGATTTCGCACAAATTTATCTAGAGAGTTCCAGCCAGCTGGCACAGGCTGTTAAGGTTTATAAACATTTTGGGTTTATACCCTTAGAAAAGCCATTGGCAAATGATGCTGGTCATACAGCCATGAATGTGTGGATGATAAAGGATTTGTAA
- a CDS encoding CCA tRNA nucleotidyltransferase, with protein MRLKHLPSEFQEALPVLEKIKAAGFEAYFVGGSVRDVLLGHPIHDVDIASSSYPEETKRIFPRTVDIGIEHGTVLVLENGHDYEVTTFRTEDVYVDYRRPSQVSFVRSLEEDLKRRDFTINAFALDEKANIIDKFNGLADLEQKILRAVGNAAERFNEDALRIMRGLRFAAHLNFDIEKKTFIAMREHAPLLEKISVERSFIEFDKLLQAPYWRKGINCLIASQAYDYLPFLQSTAAKWQQLLMDLPEDFIFSASEQAWAAVLLYLNVENPKIFLKSWKTSNDFQKTVEKLLAIYRLREDRQIKKADVYHYSAPLLILVEELRQAQGLTVDFERIKELDEALTIHDKHEIVVKGGDLMAAFDVKPGPDLGRLLHQIESLIVAGNLANERQAILDFVRKEID; from the coding sequence ATGAGATTAAAACATTTGCCTTCTGAATTTCAGGAGGCTTTACCAGTATTAGAGAAAATTAAGGCAGCAGGATTTGAAGCTTATTTTGTTGGCGGCAGTGTTCGTGATGTTCTTTTAGGGCATCCTATTCATGATGTGGACATTGCCAGCAGTTCTTATCCTGAAGAGACGAAAAGGATTTTTCCTCGGACGGTTGATATTGGCATTGAACACGGAACTGTTTTGGTTTTAGAGAATGGTCATGACTATGAAGTGACAACTTTTCGTACCGAAGATGTTTATGTCGATTATCGCAGGCCCAGTCAGGTCTCTTTTGTGCGTTCTTTAGAAGAGGATCTCAAGCGCCGTGACTTTACCATCAATGCCTTTGCGCTTGATGAAAAGGCTAATATCATTGATAAATTTAATGGTCTAGCAGATTTAGAACAAAAAATACTGCGGGCAGTCGGCAATGCTGCTGAACGTTTCAATGAAGATGCCTTGCGCATTATGCGTGGTTTGCGCTTTGCTGCTCATTTGAATTTCGATATTGAGAAAAAAACGTTCATAGCTATGAGAGAACATGCGCCCTTGCTGGAAAAAATTTCTGTAGAGCGCTCTTTTATTGAGTTCGACAAGCTCTTGCAGGCTCCTTATTGGCGTAAAGGAATAAACTGTTTAATTGCCAGTCAAGCTTATGATTATCTGCCTTTTTTGCAAAGTACTGCGGCTAAGTGGCAGCAGCTGCTGATGGACTTGCCAGAGGATTTCATTTTTTCAGCCTCTGAACAAGCTTGGGCAGCAGTACTGTTGTATTTGAATGTTGAAAATCCTAAAATCTTCTTAAAAAGTTGGAAGACCTCTAATGATTTTCAAAAAACAGTGGAAAAACTACTAGCTATTTACAGATTACGCGAGGATAGGCAAATCAAAAAAGCTGATGTTTACCATTATAGTGCACCTTTGTTAATCCTTGTCGAAGAGTTACGTCAAGCTCAAGGCTTAACAGTTGATTTTGAACGCATTAAGGAGCTGGATGAAGCTTTAACCATTCATGACAAGCATGAAATTGTGGTTAAGGGTGGCGATTTAATGGCGGCCTTTGATGTGAAACCGGGACCAGACTTGGGAAGGCTCTTGCACCAAATAGAAAGTCTTATTGTTGCTGGAAATTTAGCCAATGAACGACAAGCAATTTTGGATTTTGTCAGAAAGGAAATCGACTAA
- the dapB gene encoding 4-hydroxy-tetrahydrodipicolinate reductase, with translation MSIKVIVAGFKGRMGSTAVDMIKNDSELELAALLDPFAAEKEIDGVPVFTDKNDLVGLDAEVWVDFTIPKVAYENTHFALENGFRPVVGTTGFTQEQIAELITLSADKKLGGLIAPNFAIGAVLLMEFAAKASKYFPDLEIIELHHDKKKDAPSGTAVKTAELIREARAYKKQGAADEEETLAGARGAEFDGFRIHSVRLPGLVAHQEVIFGAQGEGLTLRHDSYDRISFMSGVNLGIKEVVQREQLVYGLEQLL, from the coding sequence ATGAGTATTAAAGTTATTGTTGCAGGTTTTAAAGGCAGAATGGGGTCAACAGCTGTTGATATGATTAAAAATGATAGCGAGCTTGAATTAGCAGCACTTTTGGATCCTTTTGCAGCTGAAAAAGAAATTGATGGAGTGCCTGTCTTTACGGATAAGAATGACCTTGTTGGCCTTGATGCTGAGGTTTGGGTTGATTTTACCATCCCTAAAGTCGCTTATGAAAATACACATTTTGCCCTTGAAAACGGTTTTCGTCCAGTTGTGGGAACAACAGGTTTTACGCAAGAGCAGATTGCAGAGTTAATAACTTTGTCTGCTGATAAAAAATTGGGCGGCTTGATTGCACCAAACTTTGCTATTGGAGCTGTCTTGCTGATGGAATTTGCTGCTAAGGCTTCTAAGTATTTCCCTGATCTTGAAATCATTGAATTGCATCATGATAAGAAAAAAGATGCTCCAAGCGGAACAGCAGTTAAAACAGCTGAGCTGATTCGAGAAGCACGTGCTTATAAAAAACAGGGAGCAGCAGATGAAGAAGAAACGCTAGCTGGTGCACGCGGTGCTGAATTTGATGGTTTTAGAATTCATAGTGTTCGTTTGCCGGGGCTTGTTGCTCACCAAGAGGTCATTTTTGGAGCTCAAGGAGAGGGTTTGACACTGCGTCATGATTCTTATGATCGGATTTCTTTTATGAGTGGCGTTAATTTAGGAATCAAAGAAGTGGTACAGCGAGAGCAGCTCGTTTATGGTTTGGAACAGTTACTATGA
- a CDS encoding DegV family protein, whose protein sequence is MKLAVITDSSVYLPQGFAQREDLFILDIAITIDGKTYIEGKNLSLDEFYTKMAASKALPQTSQPNLAELDDLLTNLEEEAYTHVIGLFLSGGISGFHQNIQYLIAEHDKLEIAFPDTKITSSPMGLMVMEALKWGREELAFEQILVNLQVMIDKTNAFIMVDDLNHLVKGGRLSNGSALLGNLLSIKPILYFTDGRIEVFEKVRTEKKAIKRLISIIDEVTADGSYMVYIIHANARGKAEDLQKRLIDHGYTKNLAIVPFNGVIATHLGEGAIALGAIPII, encoded by the coding sequence ATGAAATTAGCTGTAATCACTGATTCATCAGTCTACCTTCCTCAAGGCTTTGCTCAAAGAGAAGATCTGTTTATCCTTGATATTGCTATTACTATTGATGGAAAGACTTATATTGAAGGTAAAAATCTATCTCTTGATGAATTCTATACTAAGATGGCTGCTTCCAAGGCATTACCCCAAACGAGCCAGCCTAATTTGGCTGAGTTAGATGATTTACTGACCAACTTGGAAGAAGAAGCCTATACCCATGTTATCGGTCTTTTTCTGTCTGGTGGCATTTCAGGATTTCACCAAAATATTCAATATCTAATTGCTGAACATGATAAGCTTGAAATTGCCTTTCCTGATACTAAAATCACTTCCAGTCCCATGGGATTAATGGTAATGGAGGCTTTGAAGTGGGGCAGGGAAGAATTAGCGTTTGAGCAGATTTTGGTCAATCTTCAAGTGATGATTGATAAAACAAATGCTTTTATTATGGTTGATGATCTTAATCATTTGGTCAAGGGCGGCCGTTTGTCGAATGGTTCAGCTCTCTTAGGTAATCTTTTGAGTATCAAACCTATCCTTTATTTTACGGATGGCAGGATTGAAGTTTTTGAAAAAGTTAGAACTGAGAAAAAGGCTATCAAGCGTTTGATTTCTATCATAGATGAGGTTACTGCTGATGGGTCTTATATGGTCTATATTATTCATGCCAATGCTAGAGGTAAGGCGGAAGATTTGCAAAAGCGTTTAATTGATCATGGTTATACCAAAAATCTTGCCATTGTTCCTTTCAATGGTGTTATTGCAACCCATCTGGGTGAGGGAGCTATTGCACTTGGTGCTATACCGATTATTTAA
- a CDS encoding DUF1149 family protein has protein sequence MEIVRQKEFVNQYHYDARNLEWEKENGTPETDVEVTFQLVEKNEELNETTVVAVLQFMIVRDEFVLSGVLSQMVKIKDRLINQPSEFSQEEVATLAAPLLDILKRMTYEVTEIALDKEGVSLEF, from the coding sequence ATGGAAATTGTACGTCAAAAAGAATTTGTTAATCAATATCATTATGATGCCAGAAATTTAGAATGGGAAAAGGAAAATGGGACACCTGAAACAGATGTCGAAGTGACTTTTCAATTAGTTGAAAAAAATGAAGAGTTAAATGAAACGACTGTTGTGGCCGTTTTGCAATTCATGATTGTCCGTGATGAGTTTGTTCTAAGCGGTGTTCTTTCACAAATGGTTAAGATTAAGGACCGCTTGATTAATCAGCCGAGTGAATTTTCACAAGAGGAAGTGGCGACTTTAGCGGCACCTTTGCTTGATATTTTAAAACGCATGACCTATGAAGTGACTGAAATTGCACTTGATAAAGAAGGCGTTAGCTTGGAGTTCTAA
- a CDS encoding type I restriction endonuclease subunit R produces MKSGDYSKVTMPVAEMSNGIILEEFVKTERYNRDVYQTENEMEKKLLEDLVQGQHYELLTIHTAEELMSNLRKQIEKLNNVTFTNDEWQRFLDEYLDRPNDGMIEKTRKIQENHIYDFIFDDGHIKNMILIDKKNIHQNHLQVVSQIRQKGSHSNRYDVTILVNGLPLVQIELKKRGIPMKEAFEQIHRYSKESFNTQHSLFQYIQIFVVSNGTRTRYFANTTAQNKNHFEFTCEWADKKNKIIYDLEDFAQTFLNKQVLLSVLTKYCVFDTSDTLLIMRPYQIAATEAIMRQIHVAHENKLYGTTDAGGFIWHTTGSGKTLTSFKAARLATELDYIDKVFFVVDRKDLDYQTMKEYQKFQKDSVNGSKNTKELKRAIEKDDSKIVVTTIQKLNEFVKKNPEHPIFEKQCVLIYDECHRSQFGDAQRKVRSSFRAHYQFGFTGTPIFEDNTLTGMLTSTIFGKQLHSYIITDAIRDNKVLKFKVDYNYIKPELNKFREAEVISGQENDEKKLKKIEKELLLHPERISTISKYLLKVFDDKTHRNMHYTHKQKQLKGFNAMFAVQNVKAAKAYYEELNKQQRQLPVDKRIKIATIYSYVPNEEQLAYGAIDSENFEPTKMDLSSKEFLDLAISDYNKHFKTNFSTEGKDFQNYYKDLTKRVKSKEVDLLIVVGMFLTGFDAPTLNTLFVDKNLRYHGLIQAFSRTNRILNKEKPFGNIVCFRDLEKATNDALTLYGESHSISVVLEKSYEEYMTGFTDKEAGITVKGYQEVCQEILEKFPDPTEIALESEKREFVKLFGEVLKLENVLRNYDEFTPEEHLITPGQMQDMRSVYVDIREEAYGNGRTGKNEETGIDLSDIEFEIELLKTDEINLDYIISLISAKAQDNDSKETLKRDISRVIRSSIDMRAKEELVIGFINETHLEQLKDNQTILEAFYAYGNQKKKKAIEDLAEELTLKGDYRRFINRSIAQGYVSSSGTDINNLMPATSRRKGARERKKHEILAKLQKLVETYTGI; encoded by the coding sequence ATGAAATCAGGAGATTATTCAAAAGTAACAATGCCCGTTGCGGAAATGTCCAACGGGATTATTTTAGAAGAATTTGTAAAAACAGAGCGTTATAATCGAGATGTTTATCAGACTGAAAATGAGATGGAAAAGAAACTGTTAGAGGATCTGGTTCAAGGTCAGCATTACGAATTATTAACCATTCACACAGCAGAAGAATTAATGAGTAATTTGCGTAAGCAAATAGAAAAACTTAATAATGTAACGTTTACAAATGATGAGTGGCAGCGTTTTTTAGATGAATATTTGGATCGTCCTAATGATGGGATGATTGAAAAAACTCGTAAAATTCAAGAGAATCATATTTATGATTTTATTTTTGATGATGGGCATATTAAAAATATGATACTGATTGATAAGAAAAACATTCATCAGAATCATTTACAAGTTGTAAGTCAAATTAGGCAAAAAGGAAGTCATTCTAACCGTTATGATGTGACAATTTTAGTCAATGGTCTGCCCCTAGTACAGATTGAATTAAAAAAACGCGGTATTCCAATGAAGGAAGCCTTTGAACAGATTCATCGTTATAGCAAAGAATCCTTTAACACACAACATTCACTTTTTCAGTATATTCAAATTTTTGTTGTTTCAAATGGGACGCGTACACGTTATTTTGCCAATACAACTGCTCAAAATAAAAATCATTTTGAATTTACCTGTGAATGGGCAGATAAAAAGAATAAAATTATTTATGATTTAGAAGATTTTGCACAAACTTTTTTAAATAAGCAAGTTCTTTTATCCGTTTTGACAAAGTATTGTGTTTTTGATACTAGTGATACTCTTTTGATCATGCGTCCCTATCAAATTGCAGCAACAGAAGCCATTATGCGTCAGATCCATGTTGCGCATGAAAATAAACTCTACGGTACAACTGATGCAGGAGGATTTATTTGGCATACTACTGGTTCTGGTAAAACTCTGACAAGTTTTAAAGCTGCACGTTTAGCAACAGAATTAGATTATATTGACAAGGTTTTCTTTGTTGTTGACCGTAAAGATTTAGATTATCAGACCATGAAGGAATATCAGAAATTTCAAAAGGATTCTGTTAATGGTAGTAAGAATACTAAAGAATTAAAAAGAGCTATTGAGAAGGATGATAGTAAAATTGTTGTGACAACAATTCAGAAATTAAATGAATTCGTCAAGAAAAATCCTGAACATCCTATCTTTGAAAAGCAATGTGTTTTAATTTATGATGAGTGCCATCGCTCTCAATTTGGAGATGCTCAAAGAAAGGTTAGGTCCAGTTTTAGAGCACATTATCAGTTCGGTTTTACAGGTACACCAATCTTTGAAGATAATACTTTAACAGGTATGTTGACAAGTACTATTTTTGGTAAACAGCTTCATTCCTATATTATCACAGATGCTATTCGTGATAACAAAGTGTTGAAATTTAAAGTGGATTATAATTATATTAAACCAGAACTGAATAAATTTAGAGAAGCCGAAGTAATATCTGGACAAGAAAACGATGAAAAGAAACTTAAAAAAATTGAAAAAGAATTACTTTTACATCCAGAGCGTATTTCAACAATCTCAAAATATTTACTTAAAGTATTTGATGATAAAACCCATCGAAATATGCACTATACTCACAAACAAAAACAACTTAAAGGCTTTAATGCTATGTTTGCGGTACAAAATGTTAAAGCGGCGAAAGCTTATTATGAAGAGCTCAATAAGCAACAAAGACAATTGCCAGTAGATAAAAGAATCAAAATTGCTACTATTTATAGTTATGTGCCTAATGAAGAACAGTTAGCATATGGGGCTATAGATTCAGAAAACTTTGAACCAACGAAAATGGATCTTTCTTCAAAAGAATTCTTAGATTTGGCTATATCTGACTACAATAAACACTTTAAAACAAATTTCTCAACAGAAGGAAAGGATTTCCAAAATTATTATAAAGATTTAACCAAACGTGTAAAATCCAAAGAAGTAGATCTTTTGATTGTGGTAGGAATGTTTTTAACAGGCTTTGATGCTCCTACTTTGAATACACTCTTTGTAGATAAAAATTTACGATATCATGGGCTTATTCAAGCATTTTCTCGTACAAATCGTATTTTAAATAAAGAAAAGCCATTTGGGAATATTGTTTGCTTCCGTGATTTAGAAAAAGCTACTAATGATGCTTTGACACTTTATGGTGAATCACACAGTATTTCGGTAGTACTTGAGAAGAGTTACGAAGAGTATATGACTGGTTTTACAGATAAAGAAGCTGGTATTACAGTAAAAGGTTATCAAGAGGTTTGTCAGGAAATACTTGAAAAATTTCCTGATCCAACAGAAATTGCTCTAGAATCTGAAAAACGAGAATTTGTTAAATTATTTGGGGAAGTCCTTAAGCTAGAGAATGTTTTAAGAAATTATGATGAATTTACGCCAGAAGAGCATCTCATTACACCAGGTCAAATGCAGGACATGAGAAGTGTATATGTAGATATTCGAGAAGAAGCATATGGAAATGGTCGAACTGGTAAAAATGAAGAAACTGGTATTGATTTATCCGATATAGAATTTGAAATTGAACTTTTAAAAACGGATGAGATTAACCTTGATTATATTATTAGTCTTATCTCTGCAAAAGCACAAGATAATGATTCTAAGGAAACATTGAAACGGGATATTAGTCGTGTTATTCGTTCAAGCATTGATATGCGAGCTAAAGAAGAACTAGTGATTGGATTTATTAATGAAACACACTTAGAACAATTAAAAGATAATCAGACAATATTAGAAGCTTTTTATGCTTATGGTAATCAGAAGAAAAAGAAAGCTATAGAGGATTTAGCTGAAGAGCTTACATTAAAGGGAGACTATCGTCGATTTATTAATCGTTCTATTGCTCAGGGATATGTATCGTCTTCTGGCACTGACATTAATAATCTAATGCCAGCTACCTCGCGTCGAAAGGGTGCCCGTGAACGTAAGAAACACGAAATTTTAGCAAAATTACAAAAATTAGTGGAGACTTATACAGGGATTTAA
- a CDS encoding type II toxin-antitoxin system RelE/ParE family toxin — MLKIKQTKQFKKSLKKVVKQGKDINKLFAIVELLCQKSELPLALRDHELKGKWKGIRELHIESDWLLAYQVLDNELVLLLIDTGSHAQMLGM; from the coding sequence ATGCTAAAGATTAAGCAAACCAAACAATTTAAGAAATCCTTAAAAAAGGTAGTAAAGCAAGGAAAAGATATTAACAAGCTTTTTGCTATCGTAGAATTATTATGTCAAAAATCAGAACTTCCCTTAGCATTGAGAGATCATGAGTTAAAAGGAAAATGGAAAGGCATTAGAGAACTTCATATTGAATCAGACTGGCTGTTGGCTTATCAAGTTTTAGATAACGAACTTGTCTTACTCTTGATTGATACAGGAAGTCATGCACAGATGTTAGGAATGTAA